The genomic window GACTACTGGTACATTGGATTATCTATTGGACTACTGGTACATTGTTAGACTACTGGAACATTGGATTATCTATTGGACTACTGGTACATTGGATTATCTATTGGACTACTGGTACATTGGATTATCTATTGACTACTGATAAATTGGATTATCTATTGGACTACTGGTACATTGGATTATCTATTGGACTAGTGGTACATTGGATTGTCTATTAGACTACTGGTACATTAGATTAACTTATAGTATACTACAGCTGCAAACTAAAGTAGCAATGTCATAACAATTGAAATGTGGAATTTTAATCAACACAGAGCACAACAGCTGTTAGTCAACTACTACAGTTGAGTATATACATAACACACCAGTTTGTCTTGATCTTTGCAACGGCAACAATTGAACCCATTCTCTTTCAGGAGGACGAGGACACACTGAAAATAAATGGACTATTGATAcaatagtatatacatgtaagaaTCACATGACAATCACATGACAGAAGGATAAGGACATACTGAAAATAAATGGATTACTGatacaatagtatatatatatatatatatatatatatatatatatgtatgtatgtatgtatgtatgtatgtaggaaTCATATAACAATCACATGACAGAAGGACATGGAcaaactgaaaattaataaattattaagtatTTAGAATATCACATTATCACATGGTAGCAATATGACTACAAATCTCACCTGTCAAGTTCTCCAAAAGGAAGGTCAAGAGCTTTGATGTACCTTGAGGTTCAGCAGCCATGTTAAGAATTTCTGGGGACAAAGGGTTCCCTGAAATCCCTAACATTTGTAAGAGAAACAATCTTCCCAGTTCACATGGTAGAATTCTCAAGGAATTGTTGTTAAGTAAGAGTTCTCGCAGTTGTAACATGTCACCAAGCTCAGCTGGCAAGCTACGTAGCTTATTACCCGATAAATCCAAGTGAATTAAGTTGGTCAGCTGCACAATGTCTGGGGGAATTCTCTGTAAATTGTTGTCATTGAGATAAAGTGTGGTCAAATGAGTGAATGTCCATAAGACAGGACTGAGGTTCTTGATAGGACCCCTCACTTCTAGACCTGTCCAAACACATTTTTTGTGTCTACCATCTTCTTCCGTCGTCATAGTGTTCAAGTGATATTTAGAATTCTCTAACAGGCTCTCCAAATCTCAAAGAGTGTGATACGCCTCTCTCAGAGCCCAGGAAGGTCTCAAATTGGCCACCATATTCACACTTTGTTATTGCCTCTTTTTCAAGAGTCGcatttcaatattatttttaggtGTGGCAATCAATTCGGATTATTAGAATCATTTAACAAACAGacacaattttattaaaataacaatataaagctgtgtatttaaaatgtgctctaTTTTTACGTAGTTGTCTTGCTAACTACTGTTGCTATAGTAACGACAATCAGCACCAATATACAAAGTACAATAAATGGTAGCCATGTCTTTAAAAATCCAGAAACACTAAAAATAATAGAATTTAATAGTcaatgttattaaaacaataactagAGCAGGTG from Gigantopelta aegis isolate Gae_Host unplaced genomic scaffold, Gae_host_genome ctg4717_pilon_pilon, whole genome shotgun sequence includes these protein-coding regions:
- the LOC121392871 gene encoding CCR4-NOT transcription complex subunit 6-like, producing MTTEEDGRHKKCVWTGLEVRGPIKNLSPVLWTFTHLTTLYLNDNNLQRIPPDIVQLTNLIHLDLSGNKLRSLPAELGDMLQLRELLLNNNSLRILPCELGRLFLLQMLGISGNPLSPEILNMAAEPQGTSKLLTFLLENLTGEICSHIATM